The genome window GACAGCCACAAAGGGCGCACCAAATTCAGCGCCAAGCTCACCCAATGGCAAAACGCCAAGCTGGAACAATTCTCCCTGCCCAATGAAGCCAGCCAAGCCGCCATTCTCACCGCCTTGCAAGGCAAAGAAGCGCGCGTGTCCGAAGTCATCAAAAAGAAAGCCACGCGCAAGCCCGCCGCGCCGTACACCACTTCCACCATGCAACAAGATGCCGTGCGCAAACTCGGTTTCACCACCGACCGCACCATGCGCACCGCCCAGCAGCTATTTGAAGGGATTGACGTGGGGCAGGGCGCAGTCGGTCTGATTACCTATATGCGTACCGACAGCGTAACCCTGTCGCAAGATGCCGTTACCGAAATCCGCCACTATATTGACAACAAAATCGGCGCGGACTACCTGCCCAACAGCCCCCGCGTGTACAAAACCAAATCCAAAAACGCCCAAGAAGCGCACGAAGCCATCCGCCCCACCTCCGTTTACCGCACGCCCGAAAGCGTCAAACCGTTTCTTTCTGCCGACCAATTCAAGCTCTACCAAATGATTTGGCAGCGCACCGTCGCCTGCCAAATGGTAGAAGCCAAATTTGATGCCACCACCGTGGATATTGCCGTGGGCGACGGCATATTCCGCGCCACAGGGCAAGTGCTGGTGTTTGCAGGCTTTTTAAGCGTTTATCAAGAAGGCGCAGACGAAGACGACAACGCCGACGAAAACAACAAAAAACTGCCCGAAATGACAGTAGGCGATGCGCTCCCCGTGGACAACCTATACGGCGAACAACACTTCACCCAGCCACCGCCACGCTTCAACGAAGCCACGCTCGTTAAAGCCCTAGAAGAATACGGCATTGGCCGCCCCTCCACCTACGCTAGCATCATCAAAACGCTCAAAGACCGCGAATATGTGATTGTGGAACAACGCCGTTTCCTGCCCACCGACACAGGCGAAGTGGTCAACAAATTTCTCACCGAACACTTCCAACAATATGTGGACTACGACTTCACCGCCAAATTGGAAGACCAGCTCGACGAAATTGCAGGCGGCAAACGCCAATGGATTCCCGTTATGGACACCTTCTGGCAAGGCTTCCACAAACAAGTAGAAGAAAAAGAAGGCATAGAACGCGCCAAATTCACCACCGAAGAGCTAGACGAAACCTGCCCCAAATGCGGCAATCACAAGCTGCAAATCAAATTCGGGCGCGCAGGACGCTTCATCGCCTGCGCAGGCTATCCCGAATGCGACTACACGCGCAATGTAAACGAAACCGCCGAGCAAGCCGCCGCCCGCATCGCCCAAGACGAAGCCATGCAAGCCGAGCTCAACGGACGGCAATGCCCGCAATGCAGCGGACAACTCGTTTACAAAAAC of Kingella oralis contains these proteins:
- the topA gene encoding type I DNA topoisomerase, with the protein product MAKNLLIVESPNKIKSIKKYLGSDYEVLASFGHVRDLIKKNGAVNPEDNFAMKYEIPAKSAKHVDEIVKAAKQADTIYLATDPDREGEAISWHIAEILKSKRGMANIGDKLQRVVFHEVTPKGVQEAIQHPRGLDINLVDAQQARRALDYLVGFNLSPLLWKKIRRGLSAGRVQSPALRLICERENEIRAFETQEYWSIHMDSHKGRTKFSAKLTQWQNAKLEQFSLPNEASQAAILTALQGKEARVSEVIKKKATRKPAAPYTTSTMQQDAVRKLGFTTDRTMRTAQQLFEGIDVGQGAVGLITYMRTDSVTLSQDAVTEIRHYIDNKIGADYLPNSPRVYKTKSKNAQEAHEAIRPTSVYRTPESVKPFLSADQFKLYQMIWQRTVACQMVEAKFDATTVDIAVGDGIFRATGQVLVFAGFLSVYQEGADEDDNADENNKKLPEMTVGDALPVDNLYGEQHFTQPPPRFNEATLVKALEEYGIGRPSTYASIIKTLKDREYVIVEQRRFLPTDTGEVVNKFLTEHFQQYVDYDFTAKLEDQLDEIAGGKRQWIPVMDTFWQGFHKQVEEKEGIERAKFTTEELDETCPKCGNHKLQIKFGRAGRFIACAGYPECDYTRNVNETAEQAAARIAQDEAMQAELNGRQCPQCSGQLVYKNSRTGKKFIGCANYPKCKYVEPLEKPKDTGVTCPQCGKGHLVERKSRFGTTFYSCNTYPECKYAINSEPLAQPCPQCGWAITMRKVTKRWGVQRVCPQKECGWKEQLEAPAPKEKK